GAGGGTGGTTGTCGTTGGGTTCCTCCTCATCATTGCCATCCTTGCGCTCGCTGCTGTCTCGGTGAGCGGCTTCGGCTGCTTCGAGGACTGCGTGAACGGTTGCTCGAAGTCGCCGGAGGAGTGCTCAAAGACGTGCAGATTCGCTTGCATGCAAGGGTCAGGCAATGATGTATTCAACACGGGTCTGATAGATGACTGATGCACCAATCTGGTTTGTTTCTGCTGCAAAGTGATGTCAATGATGTTATTTGCTAGTTGGATCTGTAATGTTTTCTATGTTTGCCAAAAGATACTGGTTTAGTGTACTTGTTGGAGCTCATGATGCTTGAGTCCGCATTTAATTATCATTACTATTAACTccattataaaataatttattgggTCTATTTTAATATGATCTTGTTGTGCCTGTGTATATGTTCTCTTGTTAAAGTACCTTTCTTAAATTATATATCAAACACGGTGCTTCTATTATCAGGGTGATTAATTTGTAATTTATCATGGCATTTGTTTGTTGGTTAGGCTCATCATAATCTTTTGATTGTTGTTTAGTGAACCACGTAGGCATTATGAAGGTTTGCGCGCGCGCATACATCAAGAGAGCTTCAAATTTTTTATAGAGAGGTTGAAACTATCAGGAGTTTAGAATTCCAGAGTGCTTTTGGAACAAAACCAATGGAGAAATTTGGAAGGATAGAGCAAATCCACGTCGTTCGAAATTGGAGTGCGGAATATTAGGTAAATCCATATTCGCCACGTAGCCATTCTGGCCACCTTATGTAGCTTGGTGAGAGGGGAGACAAGGAAAGGGAAGGGAGCGCGCCGTGATGGGAACACGTTCGGGAGGCCAAGATCACGATCTTGCACGGTCGCGAGATCGAGAAAACAAAAAGGGACATCCCTGGACCGCAATCTAAACCTCCTGGTGGCCAAGATCGCGATCTTGTGCACTCGCGAGATCGGGAAAAAAAGGACCTCCTCTCCGATCCCCTCGGCTACGAGCTCGCCCTCAAGGAGGACGCTGACTCCCTCCACCTCATCCTCGATCTTTGCCCGGGCTCCAATTTGATCGCCCGCATCTCCGGCCGCCGTGGTGATGCTCCCGCTGATACAGGTGATCGCCGTGCGCCACCAATAAAGAATCGCCCACCGAGCGTGAACAGGGGTTTCCATTTCCTCCCCCCTCCAGCTTCGTTGGCCAGAATGACCGCACGGCGAAAATGGTTTGCCCTGGCATATCGCTGAGATGGTACGCCAGGCATAGGgcataattttttttggctaGAAGCTTTCTCGTGGCGAAGACCTCCCCGCGACCAAGCTCCAGTAGAGAATAGAGGACTATCGAGGTTATTAGAGCTAGGCCCATGGATGATAAAGATAGGGATGGAAAAAAGATGGGGTAGAAAAGCTCAATGAGGCCGGCCGTCACTTCTAGGGCTTATATGTAATGACTCAGGATCCTTTGTGGTATGTGTTTTACATCGTAGAGTTCTGTACAATATTTGATGATTGCCATATAGAGACGAACAATTATCAATAGCGCATGTCATGTATGATACGTAAGACTGTCGTGTTTCATATCTGTTTGTCTTTGTGATCGAATGACGTGAGGGCTATCGAGTGCCGTGCAACATTTTGACAGTGCAAATCATTCACCTTATAGAATCCTCATGGGAGGTTATTAGAGCTAGGCTCATGGATAGAAAAACTCAAGGAAGCCATCCGTCACTTCTAGGGCTTATATGCAATGACTCAGGATCTTTTGTGGTACGTATTTTGCACCATAAAGTATTGTACAATGTTTGATGACTACCATATGGAACGGACAGTTATCAATAGTAGTGTGCCATGTATGTAAGACTGTTATGTTTTATAGCTGTCTATCTTCGTGATCAAGTGATATGGAGGCTATCGAGTGCCGTACAATACTTTGTTCATGCAAATCATTTACAGCATAGAATCCGTGCTCTTTATGTGACAGCCCCTTTATTGTAGTGGAAGTGGAACTAGTCTTCTGCAAACCGCTTGCGAGGACCGGTTCACGCTAACATTGAGGATATTTTTACATATTAGCTCCAGTCAAATACGAAAATATCATTAAATCCTTCGCTCTTCAGCCTCTAGATTTTTATATCAAATGCCCTGCAGAACTTTTAAGTATTACAAAAAAATcccttataaaaataaaatatcaccaACACCAGGGGATGGAAGAGAGAAGTTCAGGCCCAAAGCACACAACAGAAAGAAACTACTGAATTAAGGTCAAAGTTGTAGTTACTTCACATACACAACGCCAAACAGCACAAATCACTGCCTTCACTCAGCAGAGACTAGTTTCATGTACCTTTCTGTAATCGTATCTTGCGAGAAATGTGTGAAGTAGCCTTTCCACCTCCAGGCCTTCCTTTGATCGATGCACGATCAAAGTACTGTATGGGAATATATAGATTATAGAGCTTCCAACAGCAAGCACTGTCCTCTTGCATTTCAAAACAAGCTCATGTAAGAAGGACTCACAAATCCTGACATCATTTAACTATTTGTTCCCATTGATACAAGAAGGTAACAGGTGCACAAGGCTCCATGCACATTCCTCGAAACATACTTCTTTTGAAGATATTTGGAAAGTTTAAATTTCCATAAAGAGGCCCCAGCTACATTAGCTTGTCTACCGTGAAAGGATGAAAGCGAGATGCTTTGTACATGGAGTCCTCgtagaaatatttaatttcaaAGTTCCATCTTTGTTCCAGTTGGGCAGGTTTGGATACCGAGACGGTGCGGACTGCCGGACCTTTGACCGTTGCTTTACTTGAACCTCGGTTTGTGGGTTGAGGGACATTGCGTGTCCTTCTAAAAGGCATCCTATCTATGTCTATTACTCATTTTATACCTTAtcccaattttttattttttttaacaattcttCCCTTGTTTAACTTTAGCACGAGacagaaaaaagagagatgcCCTAATTAGGAATCTATTTAGCTTCGCTTtggtttcttagttttagtcatatatatatatatatatatatatatatatatatatatatatatatatatatatatgatatttttttgtttgatgcttaatttttttactaactaaaaagaaaaataagaaagtcatatttttaatattttaatgataaaaaattaatattttatatcactGTCGATGCCGTTACTACCATCATTGTCACCGATATTGTTGCCGGTACCACTTGCCATTGTCTTTGCCGTCTACCTGCCATTAGAGTTGCGAGTGGGCTCGAGCCGAGCCGACTTCAGGAAGGGCGATGGGCTACCCCGAGTAAATTCAAATTAGTTTGGGCTAAAAATTATGGCTTGTGCATTTTTTAGGCCAAGCTCGAGTAGCTGGTTGGGTCGGCTTAAACCCGATCCGAGCCTGAGCTCAAACTAGACCCGATAATCGGGCTTGAAGTCAAGCTCGGTATCACTCGTTTGGCTGAGGGCTCTACTTTTTGTTCTTTGAAGAGACTCAATCTCTAATCGAAAACCCTTGCCCATTCCATTGGTACTTCTCTCCACCTCCCCCACCTATCCACCCTCATCGAATCTATTTGATTGTCCAAGTCTCCCTGAAGATCTGACCTCGTCGACGGTTGCCAATCACTGGTCCAAGCAAGGCGAAGGTGAGGTGAAGGCGAGTAGGCAATCCTCCTATCATTGGTGAAGGACCCTAGACTTTCACACCAACAAGAAGATCATTGAGCAGGTGGTGATCATCCCAATGAAGCGGCTCTAGAATAAGATCTCTGGGTTCTCGACCCATCTGATGCGCTGGATCTAGCGTAGCCCCGTGCATGCTCCCTTAATCTCCAAGAGGAGGAGAGCAAACTCCGCATGGATTTCATCCCCAAGATCACATCAAGGTTGAAAAAGAAGACTATGGAGATGCTCACCTCCCTCAGCATGGCCGACCTCTCGAGCATCGTCAGATAGACCCAGTATAACAGAGGTAAGCTTATGGGGAGGTGGGCGTacccattttcttttattatatagtttatatttttttccttcatttGCCTTCATGGTAATAGTGGAGATTCATGGTaatagtttatatttttttccttcatttGCCTTCATGGTAATAGTGGAGAGAGCTCCGTGGTTCTCTATCGGGCAATGGAGATTCATTGGACAGCGTCCCTCGCCGCCTCGATCACGATGGTGCTGCTCGCCCTCCTCTTGATCGTTATACTAAGGTCTACTTCAAAGAGAAATTTGGAGGTATGGCTATAGATCTGCTGTGATCTCCCTTTCAGTCTTCTTGATCTCACTAGTCTACTCTAATCGATGCGATCTATTTTAGGTCGGCCCGATTGAGTTTCGGGTTGGGCCCGGGCCGAGGCTCAGATTAGGCTTGGGCTTTAATTTTCTAAGATTTCTGAGTCTAACAAATGGAAAGATTTGAAAGAACTCGACAGAAGAGAAGCCGGTGATGGTCACAGGCTGGGGGAAGAGAGGAAGTCAAGAACCCTTTGTAGCTAAATGGAAACTCTGTCAATCGATGAGAGGAAGGCCACGTGACCCGTATCCACCCTACTTTGACTAGAGAACGACAAGTGCCAATTGGTGAGCGGTGACGGTACAATTTGAAGGGCAAGGCTTTCACATGGGACCGAAGGTGATGAGGATGGAGAGGCAGCAGAGGCAGAGAATGGGAGAAAAAAATCCTAGTGGAGGCATGAGGGGAGATAGAAGATTTTATTCGAGCTATTTACGCTGTCGAGCCTTCGAGTTTTCGATGGTGGAGACATTAGCGAATAGCAATCAACAAATTGAGCTCGTGAATTGATCAGACCATGTAACATAAAAGGGTTGGATTGAGCCACTAAGGACTCGGATCTATTTTGGAAATATTCTGGGTTAGGTTTGGGCCTAAGTTTGGGCTCTGTTTTAGGCCTTATCCAGACTTGGGCTTAGGCCGGGCCTAGGCCGAGCTTATGCTATACTCGAACCCAGCCCGAAAAAATATATGGGCTCTATAATCCGTCTCGAGACTCAggtttgaaataaaaaaaacaaaagaggaccggaataaaaaagaaaaaaacaactaacattaatattttttattttttttatgatgggCGATCATttctcttcaagaatttcatcaaaagGAACAAGGTATGTAGCTCACCTCCCAGCTACACTAACTATAccatatcatattttttttaaaagattatgattagaatttacttctttttttttttttgatggtgaGGGAGAGTAGAAACCACCTGGCCTTCACTGAAAGTGAAAGGAATACAGAAAAGAGCTGACATAAGAGAGGTTAGGCCAACTTGATAACGGCTCTTTAGAGTGAGAAGCtctgaggagagagaaagcgtTGAGGAGCGAGAAAGCTCTGTCAACCCAACGGCTCTCTTCGCCGGTGGTCGGTGAGCTGCTGCTGGCCGGGCCTGGGCGGTGAGGAGGGTTGTCGTTCGGTTTGCTTATTGTGTTGCAGGTCTCCCATGGCCAGGAGGAAGGGGAAGGAGCCGATGGAGGGGTCGACGGGTCCGGCAGGGGAGCAGTCATCGGGGCCGTCGTCCGCGGAAGGCAAAGACCCGACGGAGACGGCTGCGGCGGCGACGACAAGGACGTGGGCGGAGGTTGTAGCGCAAGGCAAAGGTATGAATCTAGTAAAGAAAGGGGAGAGACCCGCTGGCCGGGCGCGGCCGGCTCCATGGGTCACTCATCGGCTGACAGAGACGGAGGTGGCTCGCCTGAGCCACCACTTCTCGTCGGTGTTTGAGCTCCCGGTGGAGCCCATTGAGGCTGCTCGCCGGGAATGGGAAGGGTTAGCGCTCGTTGGCCGGAGCCTCGGTCGGCGGGTGCCGGTCGAGTGGGTGGCCAAGGATGTGGCCGCCCGACTGAGGAAACCAGGGGAGGTGGTGGCGGTGTCTTTAGCCGACGACCACTTTGCTCTGCGTTTCCGGTCGTTGGAGGTTCGGGATCGCGCCCTATCGGAAGGGCCctgggtggtggcggggcagctcTTAGCCATGGAGCCATGGACGCCGGACTTTCTACCTAGGGAAAATCCGGTGCAGAGGGTGGCGGTCTGGCTTCGGCTGCCTGGGCTCCCTCCAGAGTATTGGTCGACGTCGACTCTTCTGGAGATCGCGGCCAAGGCAGGCCGACCACTGGCGGTGGACCGAGTTACAGAGGAGCGCCGAGCTATGGGGTTTGCGCGGGTCAAGGTGTCGATTGACGCTTCTGAGCCCCTCCTCCCTGGCATCCGGATACTCGGGAAGACGAAGGCCCTCTGGCAGCCGTTCGTCTTCGAGAGTCTACCGGACCTTTGCGTGCGGTGCGGTCGGATCGGACACCTTGAGTCAGGGTGCCGATTTGGGGCTCCGGCTCCGGCGGATGGATGCCCTTCGGGGGAGGAGATCTCCGGGCCGATCTACGGCCCATGGTTGGTGACGACCCGTGCGCGGCAGACGCGGGAGAAAGGCCCGCCGCAGCCGCAGCCGGGGAAGACGACTGAGCCTTCAGTCGGAGCGTCCCCATCTCGGCCGCCCTCGCCGGTTGCCTCGCCCAGGCTTCCGGTGTCCCCGCCGGATCTTGAGGGCTGGCAAAAGCCAAGTAAAGTGGCCCGTCGCCACTCCCCGCCGGCGGAGGGGGCCCCGGCTCCCGGTAGGCAGGAAGAGGACTCCCGAGTCGACATGTCCGGCGACTCACTCGTGGGACGAGTGGACTCGGAAACTGGGTTGACTCTTGGCTCCAAGAAACGGTCCAGATACTTTGGGTCGCTGCTTGATGCGGGCCGCCCACAGGGCGTGGGACGCGTGGGCCACGGGGGAGGTCGCGGGGCACGTGAGTCCCGCGGGAGGCATGGCCGTTTTCGCGCGATGTGTTCCCAGGCCCGTCGCGCGATGGGTTTGGCGTGGCCCTGCTTGGCTGGGGCCCGTGCGGAGGATTCTGGGAAGGCCCCTGTGGGCGGGGGCCTTCCACTGTTCCCAACCCATGTGGGCCCTATGGGGTCCACAGATGGGCCTGCTATTGGGCCCGATCCACGGGCCGAGCTGGCGGGTGAGCCTGGGTTCCAGTTCAGTGCCCGGGCTTTGGGGGTAGCCTCATCGTCCGAGATCCCTACTATTCTAGGTTCCCTAGCGGCGGATGTGGGACTAGGGGATGGTGTCTCGAGCGGGCCCGATTTGGGCACCCCGACCATGACCAGCGATTTTCCAGTCTGTGTAGATTGCCCGATGCGGGATGCGCCTGCACCTGTAGAGCCTGGGCTAGGCGACTCGAGTGTCTCCGAGGAGGTGGTGAGCAGGTCTACGGTCACTCGACAGTCGTTCAGCGGGTCCGGGCGGCAGTGTTGCGTGTTGTGTCCGGGCCTAGGTGGATGAGGGTTTGCGGGATGTTCCTCATCACGAGGTAGCGATGGACCCTACGGCCCAGAGGGTGGATGTGCTTGCGGCCGACCTCTCGGACTTCTCCCCATGAGGATTCTTGCGTGGAATTGTAGAGGGGCGGCTAAGCCAGCTTTTATGTCATCTTTCAGGAGGTTGGTTCAGATCCATAGTCCAGCGATCTGCCTTCTCTATGAGACCCGACTGTCTGGTAGAGGTCTGGATCGTGTATTACGGCAGTTTGAGGTTGAGTGGGAGTCATATGTGGTTGAATCCCAGGGGTTGTCCGGGGGCATTGTGGCTTTGTGGAAGCGGGGTGTGGCCACAGTCGTTGTTTTCCATAACTGTGCCCAACAGGTCCTGATGATTATTTCGGAACCTAATGGTGCTCCATGGATATTGAGCGGTGTGTATGCTAGTACTGACCATCGGACCAGGAGGGTGCTGTGGGATGAGCTTACCCACTTGATTGCTCAGGGATTTCCGATGGTGATTGTGGGTGATTTCAATTGTATCTTGGAGAGGAGTGAGAAACGTGGAGGGAGGGCGTTTACTGATTCCGTGGACAGGAGGGAGTTTCGCGACTTCATCTCGAGAAATGGCCTAGTTGATCTAGGTTTTTCCGGCTCGCAATTCACGTGGTGTAATAACCAGTCTGGTTGTGCCAGAGTGTGGGAGCGGCTTGATAGGGCGGTTGCTTCTGCTGACTGGCTCACTAGATTTCCTTCCTACAGGGTTAGCCATTTACCCCGTATTGCTTCGGACCACTGCCCGTTGCTGGTTTCGACGGCAGCGGGCTCTAGTTACCAGTGCCCCTTCCGCTTCGAGAAGGTTTGGCTGTCCATCCCTCAATCCTGGGACATTGTCCGAGGAGCTTGGGGTCTGCCGGTTCGCGGCGACGCCATGCAGAGGGTCTCACGTAAATTGGAACTAACTAAGCGACGGCTGCGGCGGTGGAATCGTGAGGTTGTGGGTGATATCTTTAGGAAATTGGAAGGTGTGGAGGCCGCGATTGCTGACCttcaaagaagagaagatcAGGTGGGTGTGCTCCCTGAGGCCGATATGGTTAGCCTCCGGGGACCGCTCGCCGCTCATCACTCGATCCTGCGTCAACATGAGATCTTCTGGAGATAGAAATCCAGAATCCAGTGGGTCAGAGAGGGTGACCGGAACACTAGTTTCTTTCACCGCTCTACGGTCATCAGAAGGCAGCGGAATATGATTCGGTCCTTGCAGGATGACCAGGGCCATCGGGTGGAGGGCGATTCAGATATCAGCCGTATTCTGCTCGATTTCTTTCGATCTCGTTGGACGGAGGACAGTGGGTCTTATGTTGCGGGCCAGCTCCCGAGGGTTGAGTCCCAAATTGGTATGACCGAGAACGCTATGTTGGTTCGACCAGTTATGGAGGGAGAGGTGCGTGAGGCCATTTGGGCTCTAGGGGAGGATAGGGCTCCGGGCCCGGATGGTTTTCAACCTTTCTTTTTCCGGAGATATTGGGGTATCGTTCGGAGTGCAGTGGTGGAAGCGGTCTTGTGTTTCTTTAGGCGAGCTGGGATGCCTGACGATTGGAAGGCCACTTTTGTCACTCTTATACCTAAGCGTCAGAATGCGGTCGAGCCGAGCCATTTTAGGCCGATTAGTCTGTGTACAACTTTATATAAAGTTGTCGCAAGAATACTCATGGTTCGTATGAAGCCCTTCCTTGCTGACATTATCTGTCCCGAGTAGGGTGCTTTTGTAGGTAGCAGGAATATTTCAGACAATGTCATGGTGGCCcaagagatgatgtgggatcttcgaCGGGCCCCGAAGCGACATTGCCTGATGGCTGTTAAACTGGATATGGAACGTGCTTACGATAGAATCAGGTGGAGCTTTCTTACGTTAGCCTTGGAGAGTTTGGGGTTCCATGAGACATGGATTAGGTGGGTTATGGGGTGTGTTCGGGGACCGAGGTTTTCTATCTTAGTCAACGGTTCCCCATCTCCTTTCTTCAGATCTACTATGGGGCTTCGGCAGGGATGCCCGTTATCTCCATACTTGTTTATTATTTGCTCTGATGTCTTATCTCGCTCGCTGCGGGATGTATGTGCTGCCGGTGAGCTAGGGGCCTACGTCCCAGCTCCTGGGGCCCAGCCGATATCACATTTACTCTTTGCTGATGACTGCCTCCTCATGACTCGGGCCCGCGTTGTGGATGCTCAGACCATCAGGAGGGTTTTGGCTGCTTATTGCTTTGTATCTGGTCAGAAAGTGAATGTCCAGAAATCCTCCATTTCCTTTAGCCCTGGTACGACACTCGCGGTTCGACGGAGGATCCGGAGGATTCTGGAGATGCCCGAGCAGGATGGAACCTGGACCTATCTGGGTGTTCCGATCTCGGACAGGAGATTGCGTGTGTCCGAGTGTACTGGACTGGTGCAGCGGGTTCAGGGTAGACTAGAGGGGTGGCGGGCAGCATCCCTGTCAATGATGGGC
This portion of the Phoenix dactylifera cultivar Barhee BC4 chromosome 11, palm_55x_up_171113_PBpolish2nd_filt_p, whole genome shotgun sequence genome encodes:
- the LOC120112550 gene encoding uncharacterized protein LOC120112550 — protein: MRILAWNCRGAAKPAFMSSFRRLVQIHSPAICLLYETRLSGRGLDRVLRQFEVEWESYVVESQGLSGGIVALWKRGVATVVVFHNCAQQVLMIISEPNGAPWILSGVYASTDHRTRRVLWDELTHLIAQGFPMVIVGDFNCILERSEKRGGRAFTDSVDRREFRDFISRNGLVDLGFSGSQFTWCNNQSGCARVWERLDRAVASADWLTRFPSYRVSHLPRIASDHCPLLVSTAAGSSYQCPFRFEKVWLSIPQSWDIVRGAWGLPVRGDAMQRVSRKLELTKRRLRRWNREVVGDIFRKLEGVEAAIADLQRREDQVGVLPEADMVSLRGPLAAHHSILRQHEIFWR